In one window of Acidovorax sp. HDW3 DNA:
- the trxA gene encoding thioredoxin, with translation MIDVTVENFEAEVIAASMQVPVLVDFWAPWCGPCKTLGPVLEKLEVAYAGRFKLVKIDSDQEQQIAAMFGIRSIPTCVLLMNGQPVDGFMGALPEGQVRAFLDKHLPSAEEFEAQEDAAEAEQVLAAGDVDGALERLQQAVLTDPANDAARFDYIKLLLQHGREDDAKVAFAPVIAKAGADRRLGALKTWFDAIDFVATGADLAGLEAQIATNKRDFAARFDRARCLLAQQHWTQAMDELLEILMRDKTWNEEAARKTYIAILELIEPPAVKVAEGQIPPQDPVVATYRRRLSSVVLS, from the coding sequence GATGTGACCGTTGAAAATTTTGAAGCCGAGGTGATCGCCGCTTCCATGCAAGTGCCCGTGCTGGTGGACTTCTGGGCCCCCTGGTGCGGCCCGTGCAAGACGCTGGGCCCGGTGCTGGAGAAGCTCGAGGTGGCCTACGCCGGGCGCTTCAAGCTGGTGAAGATCGACTCCGACCAGGAGCAGCAGATTGCCGCCATGTTCGGCATCCGCAGTATTCCGACTTGCGTGCTGCTCATGAACGGCCAGCCGGTCGATGGCTTCATGGGTGCGCTGCCCGAGGGCCAGGTGCGCGCCTTCCTCGACAAGCACCTGCCCAGTGCCGAGGAATTCGAGGCCCAAGAGGACGCTGCCGAGGCCGAGCAGGTGCTGGCCGCCGGCGATGTCGATGGCGCGCTCGAACGCCTGCAGCAGGCGGTGCTGACCGACCCGGCGAACGACGCCGCGCGCTTTGACTACATCAAGCTGCTGCTGCAGCATGGCCGCGAGGACGACGCCAAGGTGGCTTTTGCACCCGTGATCGCCAAGGCCGGCGCCGACCGCCGCCTGGGGGCGCTCAAGACCTGGTTTGATGCTATTGATTTTGTAGCTACTGGCGCTGATCTGGCGGGGCTTGAGGCCCAAATTGCCACCAATAAACGCGACTTTGCCGCCCGTTTTGACCGCGCCCGCTGCCTGCTGGCGCAGCAGCACTGGACGCAGGCCATGGACGAGTTGCTGGAGATTTTGATGCGCGACAAGACCTGGAACGAAGAGGCGGCGCGCAAGACCTACATCGCCATCCTGGAGCTGATCGAGCCGCCGGCGGTGAAGGTGGCCGAGGGCCAGATCCCGCCGCAAGACCCGGTGGTGGCGACCTACCGCCGGCGCTTGTCGAGCGTGGTGCTCAGTTGA
- a CDS encoding phosphoribosylaminoimidazolesuccinocarboxamide synthase, translating to MTQTSSALHTSALTSLPLLARGKVRDNYAVGEDRILMVASDRLSAFDVIMGEPIPGKGALLTQMALFWFDKLGHIVPHHLTGDTPESVVSAAEVPQVQGRSMLVRRLKPIMVEAVVRGYLAGSGWKEYQATQSVCGVPLPAGLTNAAQLPQPIYTPAAKAEAGEHDENITFERTVELIGPELAARIRDISIRLYQEAAAIALTKGMIIADTKFEFGLTDAGELVLMDEVLTPDSSRYWPVEGYADALARGENPPSYDKQFVRDWLEQAQVNGKPWDKTAPAPRLPQAVIDKTAAKYREALERLTA from the coding sequence ATGACCCAGACCTCCTCCGCCCTGCACACCTCCGCCCTCACCTCGCTGCCGCTGCTCGCACGCGGCAAGGTGCGCGACAACTACGCCGTGGGCGAGGACCGCATCCTGATGGTCGCCAGCGACCGCCTCTCGGCCTTTGACGTCATCATGGGCGAACCCATCCCCGGCAAGGGCGCGCTGCTGACGCAAATGGCGCTTTTTTGGTTCGACAAGCTCGGCCACATCGTGCCCCACCACCTCACCGGCGACACGCCCGAGAGCGTGGTCAGCGCCGCCGAAGTGCCGCAGGTGCAGGGCCGCTCCATGCTGGTGCGCCGCTTGAAACCCATCATGGTCGAGGCCGTGGTGCGCGGCTACCTCGCCGGCAGCGGCTGGAAGGAATACCAGGCCACGCAATCGGTCTGCGGCGTGCCCCTGCCCGCTGGCCTGACCAACGCGGCCCAACTGCCCCAGCCCATTTACACCCCAGCGGCCAAGGCCGAAGCGGGCGAGCACGACGAGAACATCACGTTTGAGCGCACGGTCGAACTCATTGGCCCGGAGCTGGCGGCGCGCATCCGCGACATCTCCATCCGCCTGTACCAGGAGGCTGCCGCCATCGCCCTGACCAAGGGCATGATCATTGCCGACACCAAGTTTGAATTTGGCCTGACCGACGCCGGCGAGCTGGTGCTGATGGACGAGGTGCTCACGCCCGACAGCTCGCGCTACTGGCCCGTCGAGGGCTACGCCGACGCCCTGGCCCGGGGCGAGAACCCGCCGAGCTACGACAAGCAGTTCGTGCGCGACTGGCTGGAGCAGGCGCAGGTCAACGGCAAGCCCTGGGACAAAACCGCCCCCGCGCCGCGCCTGCCGCAAGCGGTGATCGACAAAACCGCCGCCAAGTACCGCGAGGCGCTGGAACGCCTGACGGCCTGA
- the hpf gene encoding ribosome hibernation-promoting factor, HPF/YfiA family: MNLTISGHHLEVTPALREYVMAKLDRITRHFDQVVDVKVLLSVEKQKEKEKRQRAECNVRVKGSDLFAESAHFDLYAAVDELMDKLDRIVVRHKNKLQDHQAEALKRAYA, encoded by the coding sequence ATGAATTTGACGATCAGCGGTCACCACCTGGAAGTCACCCCCGCCCTGCGCGAATACGTCATGGCCAAGCTCGATCGCATCACGCGCCACTTCGATCAGGTGGTGGACGTGAAGGTGCTGTTATCGGTAGAGAAACAAAAGGAGAAAGAAAAACGCCAGCGCGCCGAGTGCAATGTGCGCGTCAAGGGCAGCGACTTGTTTGCAGAGAGTGCGCACTTTGACCTGTACGCCGCCGTCGATGAGCTGATGGACAAGCTCGATCGCATCGTCGTGCGCCACAAAAACAAGCTGCAAGACCACCAGGCCGAGGCGCTCAAGCGCGCCTACGCCTGA
- a CDS encoding PTS sugar transporter subunit IIA — protein sequence MNRLASILPTAQVLVRVEATSKKRAFEEAGLLFESLHGLSRALITDSLFARERLGSTGLGHGVAIPHGRIKGLKSPMAALFQLEQPIGFDSPDEQPVSLLIFLLVPEAATQKHLEILSEIAELLSDGPLRERIKACQDASELHGLIADWQSTQTA from the coding sequence ATGAACCGTCTTGCCTCCATCTTGCCAACCGCCCAGGTTCTCGTGCGCGTCGAAGCCACCAGTAAGAAGCGCGCCTTCGAGGAGGCAGGGCTGCTGTTCGAGAGCCTGCACGGCCTCTCGCGGGCCCTGATTACCGACAGCTTGTTTGCGCGCGAACGCCTGGGCTCGACCGGCCTGGGCCACGGTGTGGCCATTCCGCACGGGCGCATCAAGGGCTTGAAGTCGCCCATGGCCGCGCTGTTCCAGCTGGAGCAGCCCATCGGCTTTGACTCGCCCGACGAGCAGCCCGTGAGCCTGCTGATTTTTCTGCTCGTGCCCGAGGCGGCAACGCAAAAGCACCTGGAAATCCTCTCTGAAATTGCCGAGCTGCTCAGCGATGGCCCGCTGCGCGAGCGCATCAAAGCCTGCCAGGACGCGAGCGAGCTGCACGGCTTGATTGCCGATTGGCAATCGACCCAAACCGCCTAA
- the hprK gene encoding HPr(Ser) kinase/phosphatase produces MKHHAVSADVLFETFRGDLRWQWVAGLGASERRFDEEAVRSARSGSDLVGHLNYIHPYRVQIIGEREIAYLGNATTEDRQRRIARIVTLEPPALVLADGQHAPDELVSMCERAQIPLFATQESSAFVIDVLRAYLSKHFADRSTMHGVFMDILGLGVLITGESGLGKSELGLELISRGNGLVADDAVDLYRINQNTIEGKCPELLQNLLEVRGIGLLDIRAIFGESAVRRRMRLKLIVHLVRKETLEREYERLPYEPLTQDVLGVPVLKVVIQVVAGRNIAVLVEAAVRNTILQLRGIDTYQEFVERHRRAMESGGG; encoded by the coding sequence GTGAAGCACCACGCCGTCAGCGCCGACGTCCTGTTTGAAACCTTTCGCGGCGACCTGCGCTGGCAGTGGGTCGCCGGCCTGGGGGCGAGCGAGCGCCGTTTTGACGAAGAGGCGGTGCGCAGCGCGCGCTCAGGCTCCGACCTGGTAGGGCACCTGAACTACATCCACCCTTACCGGGTGCAGATCATTGGCGAGCGCGAAATTGCTTATTTGGGCAACGCCACGACGGAAGACCGCCAGCGCCGCATTGCCCGCATCGTTACCCTGGAGCCACCGGCGCTGGTGCTCGCCGACGGTCAGCACGCGCCCGACGAGTTGGTGTCGATGTGCGAGCGCGCGCAGATTCCGCTGTTTGCTACGCAGGAATCATCGGCCTTCGTGATTGACGTGCTGCGCGCCTACCTGTCCAAGCACTTTGCCGACCGCAGCACCATGCACGGCGTGTTCATGGACATTCTGGGGCTGGGCGTGCTCATCACCGGCGAATCGGGCCTGGGCAAGAGCGAGCTGGGGCTTGAACTCATCTCGCGCGGCAACGGCCTGGTGGCCGACGATGCGGTCGATCTGTACCGCATCAACCAAAACACCATCGAGGGCAAATGCCCCGAGCTGCTGCAAAACCTGCTCGAAGTGCGCGGCATCGGCCTGCTCGACATCCGCGCCATCTTTGGCGAATCGGCCGTGCGCCGGCGGATGCGCCTCAAACTCATCGTCCACCTGGTACGCAAAGAGACGCTCGAGCGCGAGTACGAGCGCCTGCCCTACGAGCCGTTGACGCAGGACGTGCTGGGCGTGCCGGTGCTCAAGGTCGTGATCCAGGTGGTGGCCGGGCGCAACATCGCCGTGCTGGTGGAGGCGGCAGTGCGCAACACCATCTTGCAGCTGCGCGGCATCGACACCTACCAGGAGTTCGTCGAACGCCACCGCCGGGCAATGGAAAGCGGCGGCGGCTAA
- the fur gene encoding ferric iron uptake transcriptional regulator, which yields MTNIDELKSTGLKATLPRLKILEIFQKGAQRHMTAEDVFRVLLEERSDIGLATVYRVLTQFEQAGILLRSNFESGKAVYELNEGQHHDHFICTACGKVEEFYDPEIEKRQQAIAKAKGWVVHDHAMALYGQCAACAKK from the coding sequence ATGACGAATATCGACGAACTCAAAAGCACCGGCCTGAAGGCGACGCTGCCGCGCCTGAAGATCCTGGAAATTTTCCAAAAAGGCGCACAGCGCCACATGACGGCAGAAGACGTGTTCCGCGTCCTGCTTGAAGAGCGCTCGGACATCGGCCTGGCCACGGTGTACCGCGTGCTCACGCAGTTCGAGCAGGCTGGCATCTTGCTGCGCAGCAATTTTGAAAGCGGCAAGGCGGTGTACGAGCTCAACGAGGGCCAGCACCACGACCACTTCATCTGCACCGCCTGCGGCAAGGTGGAAGAGTTCTACGACCCCGAAATCGAAAAACGCCAGCAAGCCATTGCCAAAGCCAAGGGCTGGGTGGTGCACGACCACGCCATGGCGCTGTACGGCCAGTGCGCCGCCTGCGCCAAAAAATAG
- a CDS encoding outer membrane protein assembly factor BamE, producing MLAFARSSAHAALIVFFGAAVSACSSTSFSTREMVETLKPYRATVVQGNFVSREQVQALQPGMSRQQVRDILGTPLVASVFHANRWDYVFTLKKQDEQVQTRRLTVFFDGDQFSRAEGDEMPTEAEFVATLGSRASGRKVPQLEATEAQLERYPAPAHTEDAPAPAPADSAGARHYPPLDAAQ from the coding sequence ATGCTTGCCTTCGCCCGTAGCAGCGCCCATGCGGCGCTGATTGTGTTTTTTGGCGCCGCCGTGAGCGCCTGCAGCAGCACCAGTTTTTCAACGCGCGAGATGGTGGAAACCTTAAAGCCCTACCGTGCCACCGTGGTGCAAGGCAATTTCGTTTCGCGCGAGCAGGTGCAGGCGCTGCAGCCGGGCATGAGCCGCCAGCAGGTGCGCGACATTCTGGGCACGCCGCTGGTGGCCAGCGTCTTTCACGCCAACCGCTGGGATTACGTTTTTACGCTGAAAAAACAGGACGAGCAGGTGCAGACGCGCCGCCTGACGGTGTTCTTCGACGGCGATCAGTTCAGCCGCGCCGAGGGCGACGAGATGCCGACCGAGGCCGAATTCGTCGCCACCCTGGGCAGCCGCGCCAGCGGGCGCAAAGTGCCGCAGCTCGAAGCCACTGAGGCCCAGCTCGAGCGCTACCCGGCGCCCGCGCATACCGAGGACGCGCCCGCGCCCGCACCCGCCGACAGCGCTGGCGCGCGCCACTATCCGCCGCTCGATGCGGCCCAGTAA
- the dapB gene encoding 4-hydroxy-tetrahydrodipicolinate reductase, whose protein sequence is MTAATTSPIRVAVAGASGRMGRMLIEAVRASDDCILAGALDLASSPAIGSDATAFLGVASGVPITADLRAGLAGADVLIDFTRPEGTLAHLAVCAELGVKAVVGTTGFSPEQKDELAAWGQKTAIVFAPNMSVGVNVTFKLLQMAAQALSTGYDIEIIEAHHRHKVDAPSGTALKMGEVIAQAMGRDLKDCAVYAREGVTGERDPSSIGFATIRGGDIVGDHTVLFAGTGERIEISHKSSSRAGYAQGSLRAVRFLAGQRQGLFDMFDVLGLH, encoded by the coding sequence ATGACTGCTGCCACCACCTCCCCCATCCGCGTCGCCGTTGCTGGCGCTTCTGGCCGCATGGGCCGCATGTTGATCGAAGCCGTGCGCGCCAGCGACGACTGCATTCTGGCTGGCGCCCTCGATCTGGCCTCCAGCCCCGCCATCGGCTCGGACGCCACCGCCTTCCTGGGCGTGGCCAGCGGCGTGCCCATCACCGCCGACCTGCGCGCCGGCCTGGCCGGCGCCGACGTGCTCATCGACTTCACCCGCCCCGAGGGCACGCTGGCGCACCTGGCGGTCTGCGCCGAGCTGGGCGTCAAGGCCGTGGTCGGTACCACCGGCTTCAGCCCGGAGCAAAAAGACGAGCTGGCCGCCTGGGGGCAGAAAACCGCCATCGTTTTTGCCCCGAACATGAGCGTGGGCGTGAACGTCACCTTCAAGCTGCTGCAGATGGCGGCGCAGGCGCTCTCGACCGGCTACGACATCGAGATCATCGAGGCGCACCACCGCCACAAGGTCGATGCGCCCTCGGGTACGGCGCTGAAAATGGGCGAGGTCATCGCCCAGGCCATGGGGCGTGACCTCAAGGACTGCGCCGTGTACGCGCGCGAAGGTGTGACCGGCGAGCGCGATCCCTCCTCCATCGGCTTTGCCACCATCCGGGGCGGTGACATCGTGGGCGACCACACCGTGCTGTTTGCCGGCACGGGCGAACGCATCGAGATTTCGCACAAATCATCGAGCCGCGCCGGCTACGCCCAGGGCAGCCTGCGCGCCGTGCGCTTTTTGGCCGGCCAGCGCCAGGGGCTGTTCGACATGTTCGACGTCCTGGGCCTGCACTGA
- a CDS encoding MotA/TolQ/ExbB proton channel family protein, which translates to MQAWHWWQHSDLLTQMAAALLLAMSVASWVVILVQLRLLLRAGRELPRALAAFWQAPQLAEARQRLPAFDRLGLLQPLLDAANLIATDAIPASLGAQGGREQRLTRVLRGALHQVLARLQWGQVLLATVGATAPFVGLLGTVWGIYHALTALAGQGQISIEQLAGPVGEALVMTAAGLAVAIPAVLAYNWCGRSSARIEAELEGLAHDLRSLLLG; encoded by the coding sequence ATGCAAGCCTGGCACTGGTGGCAACACAGCGACCTGCTGACGCAAATGGCCGCAGCGCTGCTGCTGGCGATGTCGGTCGCCAGCTGGGTCGTCATCCTGGTGCAGCTGCGCCTTTTGCTGCGCGCCGGGCGCGAGCTGCCGCGTGCGCTGGCGGCCTTTTGGCAGGCGCCGCAACTGGCTGAGGCACGCCAGCGCCTGCCCGCGTTTGACCGCCTGGGGCTGCTCCAGCCCCTGCTCGACGCTGCAAATTTGATAGCTACTGACGCAATCCCCGCAAGCCTTGGAGCCCAAGGAGGGCGTGAACAGCGGCTCACCCGCGTGCTGCGCGGGGCGCTGCACCAGGTGCTGGCGCGGCTGCAGTGGGGCCAGGTGCTGCTGGCCACCGTCGGCGCTACGGCGCCCTTCGTCGGCCTGCTGGGCACCGTCTGGGGCATCTACCACGCCTTGACGGCGCTCGCCGGCCAGGGGCAGATCAGCATCGAGCAGCTTGCCGGCCCGGTGGGCGAGGCCCTGGTGATGACCGCTGCCGGCCTGGCCGTCGCCATTCCGGCGGTGCTGGCCTACAACTGGTGCGGGCGCAGCAGCGCGCGCATCGAGGCCGAGCTCGAAGGCCTGGCGCACGACCTGCGCAGCCTGTTGCTGGGCTGA
- a CDS encoding biopolymer transporter ExbD has protein sequence MAFGRLEHRRAAPPMSDINVTPLVDVMLVLVVIFILAAPLLAHSIRLQLPPAQTAQPGAATPSVSVVLDADGQLYVEAQALAPAALAPRLAQLALERPGAEVQLRADARVPYGQVLQVIDAAQAAGLGRIGFVAAPPAPRTGG, from the coding sequence ATGGCTTTCGGCCGCCTGGAGCACCGCCGCGCCGCGCCGCCGATGAGCGACATCAACGTCACGCCGCTGGTGGACGTGATGCTGGTGCTGGTGGTCATCTTCATTCTGGCGGCGCCCTTGCTGGCGCACTCCATCCGCCTGCAGCTGCCGCCGGCGCAGACGGCGCAGCCGGGCGCGGCCACGCCGTCGGTGTCGGTGGTGCTCGACGCCGATGGCCAGCTCTACGTTGAGGCGCAAGCGCTGGCGCCAGCGGCCCTGGCACCGCGCCTGGCGCAGCTGGCCCTGGAGCGCCCCGGCGCCGAGGTGCAGCTGCGCGCTGACGCCCGCGTGCCCTATGGCCAGGTGCTGCAGGTGATTGACGCCGCGCAGGCGGCGGGCCTGGGGCGCATTGGCTTTGTGGCGGCCCCGCCCGCCCCGCGAACGGGTGGGTGA
- the leuS gene encoding leucine--tRNA ligase: MQEKYNHLDVERAAHAHWNATDAYRVTEDENKKKFYACSMLPYPSGKLHMGHVRNYTINDMLTRQLRMQGFNVLMPMGWDAFGLPAENAALKNKVPPAQWTYDNIAYMKGQMQAMGLAIDWSREVATCDPSYYKWNQWLFLKMLEKGIAYRKTQVVNWDPVDQTVLANEQVIDGRGWRTGALVEKREIPGYYLKITDYAQELLDHVQVGGDKATLSGWPDKVRLMQENWIGKSSGVRFAFTHAIQGADGKLIQDGRMYVFTTRADTIMGVTFCAVAPEHPLALHAAASNEKLAAFIEECKKGGTTEAELALKEKEGMATGLFVTHPLTGKQVEVWVGNYVLMGYGDGAVMGVPAHDERDFAFALKYQLPIEQVIAVEGETFSGAAWQDWYGDKQRARCVNSGVLDGLAHAQAVDQVAALLAAQGLGEKKTTWRLRDWGISRQRYWGTPIPIIHCVDCGAQPVPEKDLPVVLPQDLVPDGSGNPLVKSEAFHAGVTCPCCGKAARRETDTMDTFVDSSWYFLRYCDPKNSEKMVAEGAAYWMRDGGMDQYIGGIEHAILHLLYARFWTKVMRDLGLLQADEPFKRLLTQGMVLNHIYSRRTAKGAKDYFWPHDVEHVLDDAGKIVGAQLKNPAESGDGLLPVGTAIDYEGVGTMSKSKNNGVDPQQLIEKYGADTARLYTMFTAPPEATLEWNDAAVEGSYRFLRRVWNYAHRLSGMDKDAANASVAGCARLQDVQFDKPAQALRREIHSVLKQVEYDYQRMQYNTVVSGAMKMLNALEDFKAQEGAGAAVAQVEGLGILLRVLYPATPHIAHALWSALGYATHLGELLDAPWPQVDPAALVQDEIELMLQVGGKLRGSIHVPASADKAEIERLAIASEAFQKFAPGAQPKKVIVVPGRLVNLVL, from the coding sequence ATGCAAGAGAAATACAACCACCTCGACGTCGAGCGCGCCGCGCACGCCCACTGGAACGCCACCGACGCCTACCGCGTCACCGAAGACGAGAACAAAAAGAAGTTCTACGCCTGCTCCATGCTGCCCTACCCCAGCGGCAAGCTGCACATGGGCCACGTGCGCAACTACACCATCAACGACATGCTCACGCGCCAGCTGCGCATGCAGGGGTTCAACGTGCTCATGCCCATGGGCTGGGACGCCTTCGGCCTGCCGGCCGAGAACGCCGCGCTCAAGAACAAGGTGCCGCCCGCCCAGTGGACCTACGACAACATCGCCTACATGAAGGGCCAGATGCAGGCCATGGGCCTGGCCATCGACTGGAGCCGCGAGGTGGCTACCTGCGACCCCAGCTACTACAAGTGGAACCAGTGGCTGTTCCTGAAGATGCTGGAAAAAGGCATCGCCTACCGCAAGACCCAGGTCGTCAACTGGGACCCGGTGGACCAGACCGTGCTGGCCAACGAGCAGGTGATCGACGGGCGCGGCTGGCGCACTGGCGCGCTGGTGGAAAAGCGCGAGATCCCCGGCTACTACCTGAAGATCACCGACTACGCGCAGGAGCTGCTCGACCACGTCCAGGTCGGTGGCGACAAGGCGACGCTCTCGGGCTGGCCCGACAAGGTGCGGCTGATGCAGGAGAACTGGATTGGCAAATCCAGCGGCGTGCGCTTTGCCTTCACGCACGCTATCCAGGGTGCGGACGGCAAGCTGATCCAGGACGGCCGCATGTACGTTTTCACGACGCGCGCCGACACCATCATGGGCGTGACTTTCTGCGCCGTCGCGCCCGAGCACCCGCTGGCGCTGCACGCCGCAGCCAGCAATGAAAAGCTCGCCGCCTTCATCGAGGAATGCAAGAAGGGCGGCACGACCGAGGCCGAGCTGGCGCTGAAGGAAAAAGAGGGCATGGCCACCGGCCTGTTCGTCACCCACCCGCTGACGGGCAAACAGGTCGAAGTCTGGGTCGGCAACTACGTGCTGATGGGCTACGGCGACGGCGCCGTGATGGGCGTGCCCGCGCACGACGAGCGCGACTTTGCCTTTGCGCTCAAGTACCAGTTGCCGATAGAGCAAGTGATTGCCGTGGAAGGCGAAACCTTCTCTGGCGCGGCCTGGCAGGACTGGTACGGCGACAAGCAGCGCGCCCGCTGCGTCAACTCCGGCGTGCTCGACGGCCTGGCCCACGCGCAGGCGGTGGACCAGGTGGCCGCGCTGCTCGCAGCCCAGGGCCTGGGCGAGAAGAAAACCACCTGGCGCCTGCGCGACTGGGGCATCTCGCGCCAGCGTTACTGGGGCACGCCGATTCCCATCATCCACTGCGTCGACTGCGGTGCCCAGCCCGTGCCGGAAAAAGACCTGCCCGTGGTGCTGCCGCAAGACCTGGTGCCCGATGGCTCGGGCAACCCGCTGGTCAAATCCGAGGCGTTTCACGCCGGCGTCACCTGCCCCTGCTGCGGCAAAGCCGCGCGGCGCGAGACCGACACCATGGACACCTTCGTCGATTCGTCCTGGTACTTCCTGCGCTACTGCGACCCCAAGAACAGCGAAAAAATGGTCGCCGAAGGCGCGGCCTACTGGATGCGTGATGGCGGCATGGACCAGTACATCGGCGGCATCGAGCACGCCATCCTGCACCTGCTGTACGCGCGCTTCTGGACCAAGGTCATGCGCGACCTGGGGCTGCTGCAGGCCGACGAGCCCTTCAAGCGCCTGCTCACGCAGGGCATGGTCTTGAACCACATCTACAGCCGCCGCACGGCCAAGGGCGCGAAAGACTATTTCTGGCCGCACGACGTCGAGCATGTGCTCGATGACGCCGGCAAGATCGTTGGCGCGCAGCTGAAAAACCCGGCGGAAAGCGGCGACGGCCTGCTCCCCGTGGGCACGGCCATCGACTACGAGGGCGTGGGCACCATGTCCAAGTCCAAGAACAACGGCGTCGATCCGCAGCAGCTGATCGAGAAATACGGCGCCGACACCGCGCGCCTGTACACCATGTTCACCGCCCCACCCGAGGCCACGCTGGAGTGGAACGACGCGGCCGTGGAGGGCAGCTACCGCTTCCTGCGCCGCGTCTGGAACTACGCCCACCGCTTGAGCGGCATGGACAAAGACGCAGCCAACGCCAGCGTGGCCGGCTGCGCCCGCCTGCAGGACGTGCAGTTCGACAAGCCGGCCCAGGCCCTGCGCCGCGAGATTCACAGCGTGCTCAAGCAGGTGGAGTACGACTACCAGCGGATGCAGTACAACACCGTGGTTTCCGGGGCCATGAAGATGCTCAACGCCCTGGAGGACTTCAAGGCGCAAGAGGGCGCAGGCGCCGCCGTGGCGCAGGTCGAGGGCCTGGGCATTTTGCTGCGCGTGCTCTACCCGGCGACGCCGCACATCGCACACGCGCTCTGGAGCGCATTGGGCTACGCCACGCACCTGGGCGAGCTGCTCGACGCCCCCTGGCCGCAGGTCGATCCGGCGGCGCTGGTGCAAGACGAGATCGAGCTCATGCTGCAAGTGGGCGGCAAGCTGCGCGGCTCCATCCACGTGCCGGCCAGCGCCGACAAGGCCGAGATCGAGCGCCTGGCGATCGCCAGCGAGGCTTTCCAGAAGTTCGCCCCCGGCGCCCAGCCCAAGAAGGTCATCGTCGTGCCCGGCCGCCTGGTCAACCTGGTGCTGTAA
- the lptE gene encoding LPS assembly lipoprotein LptE: MHKRSLLLALASAPLLGACGFRLRGVPQFAFGSLYIAAPAASPVARELTRTLQGSGGNLRVTREAAEMNQVQAVFELLSEQQERTVVALNSAGQVRELQLRLRIRFRLRDPQGDEIIAPTELLQTRDVSYNETVALAKEAEEALLMRNMQTDLVQQLMRRLAAARMAR; the protein is encoded by the coding sequence ATGCACAAGCGCAGCCTGCTCCTGGCCCTGGCCAGCGCGCCGCTCCTGGGCGCCTGTGGTTTTCGCCTGCGCGGCGTGCCGCAGTTTGCCTTTGGTTCGCTCTACATCGCGGCGCCGGCGGCCTCGCCCGTGGCACGCGAGCTCACGCGCACCCTGCAGGGCAGCGGCGGCAACCTGCGCGTGACGCGCGAGGCCGCCGAGATGAACCAGGTGCAGGCGGTGTTCGAGCTGCTGTCGGAGCAGCAAGAGCGCACCGTCGTCGCCCTCAACAGCGCCGGCCAGGTGCGCGAGCTGCAACTGCGCCTGCGCATCCGCTTTCGCCTGCGCGACCCGCAGGGCGACGAGATCATCGCCCCGACCGAGCTGCTGCAAACACGCGACGTCAGCTACAACGAAACCGTGGCCCTGGCCAAGGAGGCGGAAGAGGCGCTGCTCATGCGCAACATGCAGACCGACCTGGTGCAGCAGCTCATGCGCCGCCTGGCAGCGGCCCGCATGGCGCGGTGA